From the genome of Ralstonia pickettii, one region includes:
- a CDS encoding ABC transporter permease produces the protein MADVMHGSRLALPISLELRAIPSRTMAYASPLIALALTMVFGLLLFALLGKDPVAGLRVFLVEPLVSKRAIGEVLLKTVPLVLCALGLSVCYRANVWNIGAEGQLIVGGIFAAATIIYFDTPTPAIPGGFALVLAIVAGLIGGALWAAITALLRDRFHANEILVSLMLTYIAQLLLLYVVNGPLKDPNGMNFPQSIVFDSAFVLPTLVAGTRLHVGFLFMLVMTAAMTLFVFRSFAGYRLQVGGLAPQAARYAGFSSRAALWTALLVSGGLAGIAGAFEVTGPIGQLLPSISPGYGFAAIVVAFVGRLNPVGTVLGAIVMSLFYIGGELAQSRLGLPSAITGVFQGMLLFFLLACDTLIEYRLRWRAHH, from the coding sequence ATGGCTGACGTCATGCATGGCAGCCGCCTGGCGCTGCCGATCTCGCTGGAGCTGCGCGCGATCCCGTCGCGCACCATGGCCTATGCCTCCCCGCTGATCGCCCTGGCGCTGACGATGGTGTTTGGCCTGCTGCTGTTCGCGCTGCTGGGCAAAGATCCGGTGGCCGGTCTGCGCGTGTTTCTGGTCGAACCGCTGGTGAGCAAGCGGGCGATTGGTGAAGTGCTGCTCAAGACCGTGCCGCTGGTGCTGTGCGCGCTCGGATTGTCGGTGTGCTATCGGGCCAACGTGTGGAATATCGGCGCAGAGGGGCAGCTCATCGTGGGCGGCATCTTTGCAGCGGCCACGATCATCTACTTCGATACGCCCACGCCCGCCATCCCCGGGGGCTTTGCACTGGTGCTGGCCATCGTTGCCGGCCTCATTGGCGGCGCGCTGTGGGCCGCAATCACGGCGCTGCTGCGCGATCGCTTTCATGCCAACGAGATCCTCGTCTCGCTCATGCTCACGTACATCGCGCAGTTGCTGCTGCTGTACGTGGTCAACGGGCCGTTGAAGGACCCGAACGGCATGAACTTCCCGCAATCGATCGTGTTCGACAGCGCGTTCGTTCTGCCGACGCTCGTCGCCGGCACGCGCTTGCACGTCGGCTTCCTGTTCATGCTCGTGATGACGGCGGCGATGACGTTGTTCGTCTTCCGCAGCTTCGCGGGCTATCGGTTGCAGGTGGGTGGCCTCGCTCCACAGGCCGCGCGCTATGCGGGCTTCTCGTCGCGTGCGGCGCTGTGGACGGCGCTGCTGGTGTCGGGCGGCCTGGCGGGCATTGCGGGCGCCTTCGAGGTCACGGGGCCGATCGGGCAACTGCTGCCATCCATTTCCCCCGGCTACGGCTTTGCCGCCATTGTCGTGGCGTTCGTCGGGCGCTTGAATCCGGTGGGCACCGTGCTGGGTGCGATCGTGATGTCGCTGTTCTATATCGGTGGCGAACTTGCGCAATCGCGCCTAGGCCTGCCATCGGCCATTACCGGAGTGTTCCAGGGGATGCTGCTGTTCTTCCTGCTCGCCTGCGACACGCTCATCGAATACCGCCTGCGCTGGCGCGCGCATCACTGA
- a CDS encoding ABC transporter permease — translation MESLAPLIAASINAGTPLLLAALGLLMNERSGVLNLGAEGMMLVAAVVGFMVGYQTQIPLLGFAAGAIAGMVMAALFAWLALVLVTNQVATGLALSIFGTGLSAFMGQRFVGMSLPAQAHGIPGLESIPVVGPALFAHHWMVYFSLLLCGAIAWFLFKTRAGLTLRAIGESPESAHALGYPVRTIRFGALLFGGACCGLAGAYLSLVYTPMWVENMVAGRGWIALALTTFATWRPLRILFGALLFGGVTILQFHLQGMGVSVPSQILSMAPFAATIVVLAIISRNPDWIRLNMPASLGKPFRPGAA, via the coding sequence ATGGAAAGTCTCGCCCCCCTGATCGCCGCGTCGATCAACGCCGGCACCCCGCTGTTGCTGGCCGCCTTGGGCCTCTTGATGAACGAGCGCTCCGGCGTGCTCAACCTCGGCGCGGAAGGCATGATGCTGGTGGCCGCCGTGGTTGGTTTCATGGTCGGCTACCAGACGCAGATTCCGCTGCTTGGCTTTGCTGCCGGTGCGATTGCAGGCATGGTGATGGCGGCCCTCTTCGCCTGGCTAGCGCTGGTGCTCGTCACGAACCAGGTCGCCACGGGCCTCGCCTTGTCGATCTTCGGCACCGGACTGTCCGCCTTCATGGGGCAGCGCTTTGTGGGCATGTCGCTGCCGGCGCAGGCGCACGGAATCCCGGGGCTGGAGTCGATTCCGGTCGTGGGCCCCGCCCTGTTTGCGCACCACTGGATGGTCTATTTCAGCCTGCTGCTGTGCGGCGCGATTGCCTGGTTTCTGTTCAAGACGCGCGCGGGCCTCACGCTGCGCGCCATTGGCGAATCGCCGGAATCGGCTCACGCGCTCGGCTACCCGGTGCGCACCATCCGCTTTGGCGCGCTGTTGTTCGGCGGCGCATGCTGCGGGCTGGCCGGCGCATATCTTTCGCTGGTCTACACGCCAATGTGGGTCGAAAACATGGTCGCCGGACGCGGCTGGATTGCCCTGGCCCTGACCACCTTCGCCACCTGGCGCCCGCTGCGCATCCTGTTCGGTGCGCTGCTGTTTGGCGGCGTGACGATCCTGCAATTTCACCTGCAAGGGATGGGCGTGTCGGTACCGTCGCAGATTCTGTCGATGGCACCGTTTGCCGCAACCATCGTCGTGCTCGCCATCATCTCGCGCAATCCGGATTGGATTCGTCTGAACATGCCCGCATCGCTGGGCAAGCCGTTCCGCCCGGGGGCTGCCTAA
- a CDS encoding quinone oxidoreductase family protein produces the protein MTQAKAIRIFETGGPEVMQYVDVDVPAPGPGEVTVKQHAIGLNYIDVYFRTGLYPQPLPGGIGMEASGVVEAVGEGVTHVKPGDRVAYAGRPTGAYAAVRTMPADILVRLPDTIDFETGAAMMLQGMTAQYLLRDSYRVQPGDTVLFHAAAGGVGLIACQWLKALGATVIGTVGSDAKAELARAHGCDHTIVYTRENFTERVREITGGKGVPVVYDGIGKDTFMGSLDCLAPRGMMVIYGNASGPVPPFDLSVLSAKGSLKITRPTLMTYTARRELLVPMAAELFDVVGSGKVKIEIHQRYDLQNAAQAHRDLEARKTTGSTILLP, from the coding sequence ATGACACAAGCGAAAGCCATCCGCATCTTCGAGACCGGCGGTCCGGAAGTGATGCAGTACGTCGATGTCGATGTGCCCGCGCCCGGCCCCGGCGAGGTGACGGTCAAGCAGCACGCCATCGGCCTCAACTACATCGACGTCTATTTCCGCACCGGGCTGTATCCGCAGCCGCTGCCGGGCGGTATCGGCATGGAAGCCTCCGGGGTGGTGGAAGCGGTGGGCGAGGGCGTGACGCACGTCAAGCCTGGCGACCGCGTCGCCTATGCCGGCCGCCCCACCGGTGCCTATGCGGCGGTGCGAACCATGCCGGCCGACATTCTGGTGCGCCTGCCGGACACGATCGACTTTGAAACCGGCGCAGCCATGATGCTGCAGGGCATGACCGCGCAATACCTGCTGCGCGACAGCTACCGTGTGCAGCCGGGCGATACGGTGTTGTTCCATGCAGCCGCGGGCGGTGTGGGTTTGATTGCGTGCCAGTGGCTTAAGGCGCTCGGCGCTACCGTCATCGGCACCGTCGGCAGCGATGCCAAGGCTGAACTCGCCCGTGCGCACGGCTGCGATCACACCATCGTCTACACGCGCGAGAACTTCACCGAACGCGTGCGCGAAATCACTGGCGGCAAGGGCGTGCCGGTGGTCTACGACGGCATTGGAAAGGACACCTTCATGGGCTCGCTGGATTGCCTTGCACCGCGCGGGATGATGGTGATATACGGCAATGCATCGGGCCCGGTGCCCCCGTTTGACCTCAGCGTGCTGAGCGCAAAAGGCTCGCTCAAGATCACCCGCCCGACGCTGATGACCTATACGGCGCGACGCGAACTGCTGGTACCGATGGCGGCAGAGCTGTTTGATGTGGTGGGCAGCGGCAAGGTGAAAATCGAAATTCACCAACGCTATGACCTGCAGAACGCGGCGCAGGCGCACCGCGATCTGGAAGCGCGCAAGACGACCGGGTCGACGATCCTCTTGCCGTAA
- a CDS encoding BMP family ABC transporter substrate-binding protein: MNVTRRITLAALAAGAALTLWGCGKSNDNAGGNAAPAASSAPAAAAPAPANEPLKIAFVYVGPVGDAGWTHAHDDGRKEVEAKFGDKVKTSFVESVPESAADAERVFRDLATQGNKVIFGTSFGFMESMLKVAKEFPDVKFEHATGFKTADNLGQYDVRTYEGAYLAGVVAGKMSKSGKLGVVGSVPIPEVIRNIDSFTLGARSVNPKATTRVVWVNKWFDPGKEREAATTLIGQGVDVLMQNTDSAAVVQTAQEKGVYAIGWDSDMTKFGEKAHLAASINKWGVYYTKVIGDVLENKWKPETVWWGLKEGAIDLGAYNAVVPEDVKTLVETRKKGIIDGSAPIWKGPLKDNTGKEVLPADKVADDGFLHGIKFYVDGVEGKIPG, from the coding sequence ATGAACGTTACCCGCAGGATCACGCTGGCCGCTCTGGCCGCCGGCGCTGCCCTGACCCTCTGGGGTTGCGGCAAGTCCAACGACAACGCTGGCGGCAACGCCGCGCCGGCCGCGTCCTCGGCCCCAGCCGCAGCCGCACCGGCTCCGGCCAATGAGCCGCTGAAGATCGCCTTCGTCTACGTGGGCCCCGTGGGCGACGCAGGCTGGACCCACGCCCACGATGACGGCCGCAAGGAAGTCGAAGCCAAGTTCGGCGACAAGGTGAAGACCAGCTTCGTCGAAAGCGTGCCCGAAAGCGCCGCGGATGCCGAACGCGTGTTCCGCGACCTGGCCACGCAAGGCAACAAGGTCATCTTCGGTACGAGCTTCGGTTTCATGGAATCGATGCTCAAGGTTGCCAAGGAATTCCCGGACGTGAAGTTCGAGCACGCCACGGGATTCAAGACTGCTGACAACCTCGGCCAGTACGACGTTCGCACGTATGAAGGCGCATATCTGGCAGGTGTGGTGGCCGGCAAGATGAGCAAGTCGGGCAAGCTGGGCGTGGTGGGATCGGTGCCCATCCCCGAGGTGATCCGCAACATCGATTCGTTCACGCTGGGCGCACGCAGCGTCAACCCAAAGGCCACCACCCGCGTGGTGTGGGTCAACAAGTGGTTCGATCCGGGCAAGGAGCGCGAAGCGGCCACCACCCTCATCGGCCAGGGCGTTGACGTGCTGATGCAGAACACCGACTCCGCCGCAGTCGTGCAAACCGCGCAAGAGAAAGGCGTCTACGCCATCGGCTGGGACAGCGACATGACCAAGTTTGGCGAGAAGGCCCACCTGGCCGCCTCGATCAACAAATGGGGCGTGTACTACACCAAGGTCATCGGCGACGTACTTGAAAACAAGTGGAAGCCGGAAACCGTGTGGTGGGGCCTGAAGGAAGGCGCGATCGACCTCGGCGCGTACAACGCCGTGGTGCCCGAAGACGTGAAGACGCTGGTCGAGACCCGCAAGAAGGGCATCATCGACGGCTCGGCACCGATTTGGAAGGGTCCGCTCAAGGACAACACCGGCAAGGAAGTCCTGCCCGCTGACAAGGTCGCCGACGACGGCTTCCTGCATGGCATCAAGTTCTACGTCGACGGCGTGGAAGGCAAGATTCCGGGCTAA
- the pxpA gene encoding 5-oxoprolinase subunit PxpA, which yields MTAIDLNADLGEGCDTDEALLALVSSANIACGWHAGDVNTMRQTVGWALRQGVSIGAHPSFPDRENFGRTEMHLPPDEIYAGVLFQIGGLSAIVRAQGGRLAHVKAHGALYNQASRDRPLAVAIVRAIRDFDPSLVVFGLAGGELVKAARELGLKAKEEVFADRGYNADGSLVKRGTPGALIDSEDAALDQTLTMVREQRVKAIDGTWVPIRAETVCLHGDGAHALAFARRIRERLGSEGIAVRAGA from the coding sequence ATGACTGCAATTGATCTGAACGCCGACCTCGGCGAAGGCTGCGATACCGACGAGGCGCTGCTCGCCCTGGTGAGTTCCGCCAACATCGCGTGCGGCTGGCACGCCGGCGACGTCAATACGATGCGCCAGACCGTGGGCTGGGCGCTGCGCCAGGGCGTGTCGATCGGCGCGCATCCGAGCTTCCCCGATCGCGAAAACTTCGGCCGCACTGAAATGCATCTGCCACCCGATGAAATCTACGCGGGCGTGCTGTTCCAGATTGGTGGGCTGTCAGCCATCGTGCGGGCGCAGGGCGGCAGGCTGGCCCACGTGAAGGCGCACGGCGCGCTATACAACCAGGCTTCGCGTGACCGGCCTCTGGCCGTCGCCATCGTGCGGGCGATTCGCGATTTCGATCCGTCGTTGGTGGTGTTTGGCCTGGCGGGCGGTGAGCTGGTCAAGGCTGCACGTGAACTCGGCCTGAAGGCCAAGGAAGAGGTGTTTGCCGATCGCGGATACAACGCGGACGGCTCGCTCGTCAAACGCGGTACGCCGGGCGCCCTGATCGACAGCGAAGATGCCGCGCTGGACCAGACGCTGACGATGGTGCGCGAGCAGCGCGTGAAGGCCATCGACGGCACGTGGGTTCCGATCCGCGCGGAAACGGTTTGTCTGCACGGCGACGGCGCGCATGCGCTGGCGTTCGCGCGACGCATTCGGGAACGGCTTGGCAGCGAAGGCATCGCTGTTCGCGCCGGCGCCTGA
- a CDS encoding multidrug effflux MFS transporter produces MPGPIPGWLLLLGALTAIGPLSVDMYLPSLPTIARDLNTSSAAAGLTLTVFLISLAIGQLIYGPASDRFGRKPPLYIGLAMYVAASIGCAFAKDATMLAVLRGVQGFGGCAGMVIARAAVRDRMDPAGAAQAYSTLMLVMGVAPILAPMIGGAVLQFTTWRVIFALLTAFGVLSLVAVHYLMRESLAPEQARRLAVGHVLRDYWELLRDHHYAAYMWCGAVFLSGMFAYITVSSFVLIDGYGLTPSHYAWVFGSNAAGMIAASRVNVRLVRKYSPARVLRRALWVPAITSVLAAAAAAAGFTPLPLVLAALFCYIASIGCISPNTGALAMAGQGARAGTGSALMGAMQFGLGMVTGTVVAAIGQTALPLLGMMAVCAIVALVLGLRVTRAEPAA; encoded by the coding sequence ATGCCCGGCCCCATTCCCGGCTGGCTCCTGCTGCTTGGCGCGCTGACGGCCATCGGCCCGCTGTCGGTCGACATGTACCTGCCCAGCCTGCCAACCATTGCGCGCGATCTGAATACATCGTCGGCTGCAGCGGGGCTCACGCTGACTGTCTTCCTGATCAGCCTGGCGATTGGCCAACTGATCTATGGCCCGGCCAGCGACCGCTTTGGCCGCAAGCCGCCGCTCTACATCGGTCTGGCGATGTACGTGGCTGCATCCATTGGCTGCGCGTTCGCCAAAGACGCCACGATGCTTGCCGTCCTGCGCGGCGTGCAGGGATTTGGCGGTTGCGCCGGCATGGTGATCGCGCGCGCAGCGGTGCGTGATCGCATGGACCCGGCCGGCGCCGCACAGGCGTATTCGACGCTGATGCTGGTCATGGGTGTGGCGCCCATCCTCGCGCCGATGATTGGCGGCGCGGTGCTGCAGTTCACAACGTGGCGCGTCATCTTTGCCCTGCTGACGGCATTTGGCGTGCTCTCGCTGGTGGCCGTGCATTACCTGATGCGCGAGTCGCTGGCGCCCGAGCAGGCTCGCAGGTTGGCGGTCGGCCACGTGCTGCGCGACTACTGGGAACTTTTGCGCGATCACCATTACGCCGCCTATATGTGGTGCGGCGCGGTCTTCCTGTCGGGCATGTTTGCATACATCACCGTGTCGTCGTTCGTGCTGATCGACGGTTACGGGCTGACGCCGTCGCACTATGCGTGGGTGTTCGGCAGCAACGCGGCTGGGATGATCGCGGCCTCGCGCGTGAATGTGCGGCTGGTGCGCAAGTATTCTCCGGCGCGGGTGTTGCGGCGGGCGCTGTGGGTGCCGGCCATCACCAGCGTGTTGGCCGCTGCGGCTGCCGCGGCTGGCTTTACGCCGCTGCCGCTCGTGCTGGCCGCGTTGTTCTGCTACATCGCGTCGATCGGTTGTATCTCGCCCAACACCGGCGCCTTGGCAATGGCGGGGCAGGGCGCGCGCGCGGGCACGGGCTCGGCGCTCATGGGCGCGATGCAATTCGGCCTTGGGATGGTGACCGGTACGGTGGTCGCGGCCATCGGCCAGACCGCGTTGCCGCTGCTGGGCATGATGGCTGTGTGTGCCATCGTCGCGCTCGTCCTTGGCCTGCGTGTTACGCGCGCAGAGCCTGCCGCCTGA
- a CDS encoding biotin-dependent carboxyltransferase family protein: MSSKPQPMIEIVRAGVLASVQDLGRTGYRRFGVCTSGALDPLSLYVGNRLVGNRSDAAGIEFTLGNATLRFHANGLIALTGADCRATLDGAPVHAWRAIPVQRGQMLTLRVAQGGVRAYLCVAGGIDVPEMMGSRSTDLKAGFGGFEGRPLKDGDRLPVLPADTTYAPDISGDTVAVKAARWTFDRAQKDTPVMRVLPGPEYDDFVADAQAAFWESDWTLTPNSNRMGFRLQGPELKRKKQRSGDLLSHGVVPGVIQVPPSGQPIVLMADAQTTGGYPKIGSVILADQWRLAQIPLGTRVRFERVTLEEAEAARADVARYLQQIETALDWQRQGILSSAHRTAKTRLNA; encoded by the coding sequence ATGAGTTCGAAACCCCAACCCATGATCGAAATCGTGCGGGCCGGCGTGCTGGCCTCGGTGCAAGACTTGGGCCGCACCGGCTATCGCCGTTTTGGCGTGTGCACGTCGGGCGCACTGGATCCGCTATCGCTGTATGTGGGCAACCGCTTGGTCGGTAACCGCAGCGACGCGGCGGGCATCGAATTCACGCTGGGCAATGCCACGCTGCGCTTCCACGCCAATGGCCTGATCGCGCTGACGGGCGCCGATTGCCGCGCCACGCTCGATGGCGCACCGGTGCATGCGTGGCGCGCCATCCCTGTGCAACGCGGGCAGATGCTGACCTTGCGGGTGGCGCAGGGCGGCGTGCGCGCGTATCTGTGCGTGGCCGGCGGCATCGACGTGCCCGAGATGATGGGCTCGCGCAGCACTGATCTGAAGGCCGGCTTTGGCGGTTTCGAAGGGCGCCCGCTGAAGGATGGCGACAGGCTGCCCGTGCTGCCTGCCGACACAACGTACGCCCCTGACATCAGCGGCGATACCGTTGCCGTAAAGGCCGCCCGCTGGACGTTCGACCGCGCGCAGAAGGACACGCCTGTCATGCGCGTGCTGCCCGGTCCTGAATACGACGATTTCGTTGCCGATGCGCAAGCCGCATTCTGGGAATCCGACTGGACGCTCACCCCCAACAGCAACCGCATGGGTTTCCGCCTGCAGGGGCCGGAACTCAAGCGCAAGAAGCAGCGCAGCGGCGATCTGCTCTCGCATGGCGTGGTGCCGGGCGTGATCCAGGTGCCGCCATCGGGCCAGCCCATCGTGTTGATGGCCGATGCACAAACCACCGGTGGCTATCCGAAGATCGGCTCCGTCATCCTGGCCGACCAATGGCGCCTGGCGCAGATTCCGCTCGGCACACGCGTGCGCTTCGAGCGTGTGACGCTGGAAGAGGCCGAAGCCGCCCGTGCCGACGTGGCACGGTATCTGCAGCAAATCGAAACCGCGCTGGATTGGCAGCGCCAAGGCATTCTGTCGAGCGCGCATCGCACCGCCAAGACGCGACTGAATGCCTGA
- the pxpB gene encoding 5-oxoprolinase subunit PxpB: MQCTIHRLGELALLCEVPPPATLNCQQRIWAMASRASNWAGVVDVVPGMNNLTLVFGPLADAQRLTTQLREAWEESQALVADGKLVDIEVAYGGDEGPDLREVAKHTGLSTAEVVRRHTAPEYIVYFLGFQPGFAYMGGLDKSLATPRRAEPRMAVPAGSVGIGGEQTGIYPAASPGGWQLLGRTDAALFMPQRNPPTLLSPGDRIRFVASKVRA; the protein is encoded by the coding sequence TTGCAGTGCACGATTCACCGGCTGGGCGAACTGGCGCTGTTGTGCGAAGTGCCGCCACCGGCCACCCTGAATTGCCAGCAGCGTATCTGGGCCATGGCCTCGCGCGCGTCCAACTGGGCGGGCGTGGTCGACGTGGTGCCCGGCATGAACAACCTCACGCTCGTGTTCGGTCCACTGGCCGATGCGCAGCGACTGACCACACAGCTGCGCGAAGCTTGGGAAGAAAGCCAGGCGCTGGTGGCCGACGGCAAACTCGTCGACATCGAAGTCGCCTATGGCGGTGACGAAGGTCCCGACCTGCGCGAAGTCGCCAAGCACACCGGCCTGAGCACGGCCGAAGTCGTGCGCCGCCACACCGCACCCGAATACATCGTCTATTTCCTGGGCTTCCAGCCGGGCTTTGCCTACATGGGCGGGCTCGACAAGTCGCTTGCCACGCCGCGTCGCGCCGAGCCGCGTATGGCCGTGCCGGCCGGTTCGGTCGGCATCGGCGGCGAGCAGACCGGCATCTATCCGGCCGCATCCCCCGGCGGTTGGCAATTGCTCGGCCGCACAGACGCCGCGCTCTTCATGCCACAGCGCAATCCCCCCACGCTGCTCTCGCCCGGAGACCGCATCCGCTTTGTTGCTTCGAAGGTGCGCGCATGA
- a CDS encoding methylglyoxal synthase, with protein sequence MTTLTPESAVRKRRVALIAHDHKKDDMVAFAQTHQAFLSQCDLLATGTTGGRLEKEVGLTVQRMLSGPWGGDLQIGAQLAEGRVDAVIFLRDPMTPQPHEPDINALVRACDVHNIPCATNLATADLVMSALQRVAPDPKEIHA encoded by the coding sequence ATGACCACTCTTACGCCCGAAAGCGCAGTCCGCAAACGCCGTGTCGCACTGATCGCACACGACCACAAAAAAGATGACATGGTCGCTTTCGCCCAAACGCACCAGGCCTTCCTGTCGCAATGCGACCTGCTGGCGACCGGCACCACCGGCGGCCGCCTGGAGAAGGAAGTCGGCCTGACCGTGCAGCGCATGCTGTCCGGCCCGTGGGGCGGCGACCTGCAGATTGGAGCGCAGTTGGCCGAAGGCCGTGTCGACGCCGTCATCTTCCTGCGCGACCCGATGACGCCGCAGCCGCACGAACCCGACATCAACGCGCTGGTCCGCGCCTGCGACGTCCACAACATTCCCTGCGCCACCAACCTCGCAACCGCCGACCTGGTGATGTCGGCCCTGCAACGGGTGGCGCCCGATCCGAAGGAGATCCACGCATGA
- a CDS encoding ABC transporter ATP-binding protein — protein sequence MTKRYPSVVANDGVSLTVAPGEIHAVLGENGAGKSTLMKIIFGAVQPDAGEMKLDGQRVEIANPHQARSLGIAMVFQHFSLFDTLTVAENILLGLPAGTDLRDVADQVRSTGERYGLPLEPHRHVHTLSVGERQRVEIVRALLTKPRLLILDEPTSVLTPQAVEKLFVTLRQLAAEGTSILYISHKLDEIQALCHTATVMRMGKVTGVCDPRQETAASLSRMMIGGEPPRELRPQTTPGEVRMEVAGLSLPKAHAFATELHDIALQLRSGEIVGIAGVSGNGQQELLAALSGEDTRAAAQTISIGNEPVAKLDPRARRKRGLSFVPEERLGRGAVPSLSLAANTLLTHQRAPQVRGGLIDKKAAAKLATAIISRFGVKAGGPDALAKSLSGGNLQKFIVGREIECAPRVLIVAQPTWGVDVGAAAQIHNEILALKAGGCAILIVSEELDELFALCDRLHVIANGRLSPSTPTHATDREQIGLWMSGMWDKAPVSTAASSEVVHG from the coding sequence ATGACCAAGCGCTACCCGAGCGTGGTCGCCAACGACGGCGTGAGCCTCACGGTCGCGCCGGGCGAGATCCACGCCGTGCTCGGCGAAAACGGCGCCGGCAAGTCGACGCTGATGAAGATCATCTTCGGCGCCGTGCAGCCTGACGCCGGCGAGATGAAGCTCGACGGCCAACGGGTCGAGATTGCCAACCCGCACCAGGCGCGATCGTTAGGTATCGCCATGGTGTTCCAGCACTTCTCGCTGTTCGACACGTTGACGGTGGCGGAGAACATCCTGCTCGGCCTGCCCGCCGGCACCGATCTGCGCGACGTGGCTGATCAGGTGCGCAGCACGGGCGAGAGGTATGGCCTGCCGCTGGAGCCGCATCGCCATGTGCATACGCTTTCCGTGGGCGAGCGCCAGCGCGTGGAAATCGTCCGCGCGCTGCTCACCAAGCCGCGTCTGCTGATCCTTGACGAGCCGACCTCGGTGCTGACACCGCAGGCGGTCGAAAAGCTTTTCGTGACGTTGCGCCAGTTGGCGGCAGAAGGCACGAGCATCCTCTACATCAGCCACAAGCTCGACGAGATCCAGGCCCTGTGCCACACCGCCACGGTGATGCGCATGGGCAAGGTCACGGGCGTGTGTGACCCGCGCCAGGAAACGGCGGCATCGCTGTCGCGCATGATGATCGGCGGCGAGCCTCCGCGCGAATTGCGCCCGCAGACCACGCCGGGCGAGGTGCGCATGGAAGTGGCTGGCCTGTCGCTGCCCAAGGCACATGCCTTTGCGACGGAGCTGCATGACATCGCACTGCAGCTGCGCAGCGGCGAGATCGTCGGCATCGCAGGCGTATCGGGCAACGGGCAGCAGGAACTGCTGGCAGCCCTGTCCGGCGAAGACACCCGCGCGGCGGCACAGACCATCAGCATCGGCAACGAGCCAGTCGCCAAGCTGGACCCGCGTGCGCGCCGCAAACGCGGGCTGTCGTTCGTGCCGGAAGAGCGCCTGGGGCGCGGTGCCGTGCCGTCGCTGTCGCTGGCCGCTAATACGCTGTTGACGCATCAACGTGCGCCACAGGTGCGTGGAGGGCTCATCGACAAGAAAGCCGCCGCCAAGCTGGCTACCGCCATCATCAGCCGGTTTGGCGTGAAGGCTGGCGGCCCTGACGCGTTGGCCAAGAGCCTGTCGGGCGGCAACCTGCAGAAATTCATCGTCGGCCGCGAAATCGAATGCGCGCCGCGCGTGCTCATCGTCGCGCAACCCACCTGGGGCGTCGACGTGGGTGCGGCGGCGCAGATCCACAACGAAATCCTCGCGCTCAAGGCAGGGGGCTGCGCCATCCTGATCGTGTCGGAAGAACTCGACGAACTCTTTGCGCTGTGCGATCGCCTGCACGTGATCGCCAACGGGCGCCTCTCCCCCTCCACGCCCACGCACGCCACCGACCGCGAACAGATCGGCCTGTGGATGAGCGGCATGTGGGACAAGGCCCCGGTTTCAACCGCAGCAAGCTCGGAGGTGGTCCATGGCTGA
- a CDS encoding YkvA family protein, whose amino-acid sequence MFGRLFRLWSVVRNDVRLLWFALRHPDKPWWLAPAALLLVGYVVSPIDLIPDVIPVIGWVDDIVLVPFALHMLLRALPDRVRQDARFAAARRVNPAGR is encoded by the coding sequence ATGTTCGGACGACTCTTCCGCCTGTGGAGCGTGGTGCGCAACGATGTGCGCCTGCTGTGGTTTGCATTGCGCCATCCGGACAAACCGTGGTGGCTCGCACCGGCTGCGCTGCTGCTGGTTGGCTATGTGGTATCGCCGATCGACCTGATTCCGGATGTCATCCCGGTGATCGGCTGGGTGGACGATATCGTGCTGGTGCCGTTCGCGCTGCACATGCTGCTGCGCGCCCTGCCCGATCGCGTGCGCCAGGATGCGCGCTTTGCGGCCGCCCGACGTGTGAATCCCGCCGGGCGGTAA